One region of Gouania willdenowi chromosome 13, fGouWil2.1, whole genome shotgun sequence genomic DNA includes:
- the LOC114474405 gene encoding diablo homolog, mitochondrial-like — protein MVRRVLFMWRTKMAALYRSVTYLSFIRTPARVLLSCSKPAFHRLSRWTNVLRSGVAYVAAGTALCAVPFKQAETLTHDSLIRRAASLATDSSTTFLSQTTLALIDAITEYSKAVHTLIALQRRYLTSLGKLSPAEEDSIWQVIISQRAKVHDGQDECKRFESTWAMAVRLCETAAEAAYVSGAEHASITARTNIVVANTQVEQARKISVDADKKLAETKVMEVERVAQYASSSESSNDEEDIPEAYLRED, from the exons ATGGTGAGGCGGGTCCTATTTATGTGGCGGACCAAGATGGCTGCGCTCTATAGAAGTGTAACGTACCTCAGTTTCATCAG GACTCCAGCGCGAGTCCTGCTCAGCTGCAGCAAACCTGCCTTTCACAGGCTTTCCAGATGGACTAATGTCCTCCGCTCAGGTGTGGCGTATGTGGCTGCAGGTACAGCTCTGTGTGCTGTACCGTTCAAACAG gcTGAAACACTCACCCACGACTCCCTGATTCGACGAGCCGCCTCCCTGGCAACAGACAGCTCCACCACGTTCCTTTCTCAGACCACTCTGGCTCTCATAGATGCTATCACTGAGTACTCTAAA GCTGTGCACACGCTCATCGCTCTACAAAGACGATATCTGACCTCGCTGGGAAAACTGAGTCCAGCCGAGGAGGATTCAATCTGGCAAGTGATCATCAGCCAGCGCGCAAAG GTTCACGACGGACAAGATGAGTGCAAGCGTTTCGAGTCCACCTGGGCGATGGCAGTGAGGCTGTGTGAGACGGCAGCTGAGGCGGCGTACGTATCAG gagCAGAGCACGCGTCCATCACAGCCAGGACCAACATCGTGGTGGCCAACACGCAGGTGGAACAGGCTCGTAAGATCTCAGTGGATGCAGATAAGAAGCTGGCTGAGACCAAAGTGATGGAGGTTGAGAGGGTGGCTCAGTATGCCTCTTCCTCAGAGAGCAGTAATGATGAGGAAGATATTCCTGAGGCCTATCTAAGAGAAGACtga